Within Sorghum bicolor cultivar BTx623 chromosome 2, Sorghum_bicolor_NCBIv3, whole genome shotgun sequence, the genomic segment ttttctataaagttaatcAAATTTAAAAAAGTTCGACTGACAAGGATTCTAGAAATtaattctttcgtggacggaggaagtacaTGCTAATTGTAAATCAAAgtctaaaaaaattagaaaatatCTGAAACACTCAAACACGCTCCAATACTGTAAATCAAAAGACTAATGCACGACCATCATCCAACATGGCTCACACGGAACAAGTAATAGGACAAAATGACTGTCTTCTGCCGTCTCAGATAATACATGAAATAATAAATCAGGGAAAATAATTTTAATTGAACTCTACGTCATATCTCTACGTAAGTACGTATCATAATCCATGGTGAAACTACAAAGAGAGGGAGAGATGTCATTACAAGGTCAATTAAGCTCCTATTTATGGACCTCACAAAATCACAGCAAtatgatattttcacattgtccATCAAGTCAAACAGAATAAAGTAAACCCTTTGTTCTCCAGGAAGATATCAAGCGTTGAACTTCCACATTCACTCTATCAGGAGTACATTGTGATCACAGTGCTTATGCTTtaaaattatctttccatttgCTATTCTCAGTAATGATTCACCAGCAGTTTGGAAACTTACTAGTGCCAACCCTACACTTTTGTGAGATACAGAAGCCACAGTACCACAAAGCAGTAGTGAACCCGCTGCCCGCTGGAAGCCCTAACCTGAGTAGTGGATAACATTCATAGCCCCATACTGCAAGTAACCTACCAAATAGCAAATTCTTGACCTGCTCCCTGAAGACCAAAACCTTACCTGTATTTTCCTTTTCCATACCTAATACCAAATAAAGTTATCAGGATGTGCAAAGGGGCCACAACCAAAACAATATTATGATTCAAACTAAGAACATGAGACTTCAAAATAACTCATGCTCCTAGTCTAGGATAAAATTCCTTCCTAGAATATGACATGACCAATAATTAGCAAGGCCTTGTAATAACTGGTATTCCTTGAGTAAAATCATGGAACAGAAGGCACGCACAACAAAATTTTGAAAGGGAGCACCCACCTGTGCCAAACTTCCCATTACACCGAGCAATACCGCCTTGGCTTGCACGCCCTGTCCACCGAGCAACTTGTAAATCCTAGGACCGAGCTTCCCAAACATCCGGATGGCACCAGGCTCAGGACCATCCATCACGACGATGGAACGGCTTGATGTGCCACCGTCACCGTTTCAACAGGTCTCAGCAGCGCACCGGCATGTCAGCCAATCACTCCAACAAAGAATGACAAACACAAGCATCACAATTCACAAGGGAACTGGACGATTAACGATGGCCAGCAGGAAATACCAGACAAAAATCAATCCAATCTAGTGGTGTCCAGTTCATGGATGCAACTGTAAATGCAAGGGGAAAAGAATGATGCGATCTCTGCCTAATGCCCTATTCACATTTCAAGGGACAACCGATGCACAAAAGTCCTAAAGGGATTATTACAAAATTTACTGTATTTAGGGCCTATCTATTGCCTGGCTGCTGCTGGCGGATTCCCCTTGTTAGCAGCACCATTCACAGCTGTGCTAGCCTGGTTGCTGGGTGGTGGATTAGCCACTCTGTTGGCACCGTCAATAGTCGGACTAGCCTGGCTGCTGGACAGTGGTATCGCAGCCCTGTTAGTGTTGTTCACCGCAGCGCTAGCTTGGTTGATGGACGGTGGATTCACCACCTTGTTAGCACCGTTCACCGCCACACCATTCGGCTTAGCCTGGCTGCTGCTGGATGGTGGATTTGCTTTGCTAGCACCTTCTGCAACCTTGCTAGTCTGGCTGCTGGCTGGTACTCCACAACTGAAAACCGTGGCATTGCTGGTTGTCATTTGGTTACCTTTTGTGTTCATGGCATGCTTCAGGGGTGACGCTTGGCAACAAGCAGGTACAGGGGTGGCTGCCCTCCTTACTAGTGTTTTATTTGGGGCATTGGCATTGACTGTGTCAACAATGCCACGTGGGGTTCCTGCTGCTGAATGTGAGACAGGAATTTTAGTCTTCTTCCCAGTTGCTGCCACTCCAGCAGTTACAGGCTTAACTTTCCCAACCACAGTTACAGGGTTCCCTTTCCCATCCGCAGGAATCAGATTCTGTGGCTTCTTCTGGCTGCCAACAAGACCTTGGGCTTGGGAAGCACTGTCGGTACACTTGCTTTTATTCAGCTCATCCGTGTTTAAGTGTCCTCCTTGAGAAGCAACATATTGATCAAATTCTAGCATGTCTTTATCTTTGGGATCTACTATCTCAACCTCTAATGTATCTGGCTGCTTTGATTTGGGGTCCATGGTTTCTTGTTGCATTGCCTTGGGATCTGTGTTTTCTGGCAGCTTTGCCTTGAGACCTGTGGTTTCTGGTTGCTTTGCCTTGGTATCCACAGTTTCCGGCTGCATTACATCGACAACTTCTGGCTCCTTTGCATCTTCAGGAAACAAGTCATCTATCGTAATCACACAAAATTCAGAGTCATCCTCCTCACATGGGACAGGTGCTAGTGTGGTACTCAATGCCTTCTTTGTTTCCAACGAACGTGCCCCAGCAGGTGGCCCTGATTGATTAACTACAGTAACTCCTGAAACACCATGAACTGCTCTAGGATTTAGAGGTTCTAGGTGCTGGGAGCCCCCAGGTTGTGTTCCATGCTCAACCACAATCGATGCCTTAGAGCTTGCAGAAGATTTCAAAGATGTTGCTCCTAGAGATTTTATGTGCACAACATTCTTAGATTGTGCGGCTTTTAAAAAACTTGCGGCAGTTGAGGCTGTGGCAAGTCGCCCACCAGCAGCAATTGCTGCTGCTTGTATTGAAGAAGGACCAATGGTGGGACTTGGCTGGGCTGCTTGCTTCTTCCGTGTCTTATTTGAAGCATTTGACAATTTTGGTGGCGCAGCTTGGACAGAAGCTTGTTGCCCTTGATGAAGCGGAGTCTGCACTTGAGCTGCCACACGCAGTGGCATTGCAACTGGGACTGGGACTGGCAGCGCCAGTGCCGGTGAAGGGGTTGCTGCAGATCTTACTTCTGGCATCTTAGGAGCAAACGCTGTAGACTTATGCTGAATGCTTTGTTGATAAGCTCCTGCATGCACAATTTACGTAAGAACCACAAAGACAGGACAGGGTTACAACAGCTGTGATGTGTAAACAAGGCCACAGAACAATGCTTGAGTTGCTGACAGCTCATCATAGAAACATTATGCTAAAATATCAGCTTTCATGGCGAAGCATCAAAACTCTATAAATACCTGTTCTACGCATAGGACCGACAGCCAATGAAAGTGCCTTGAGAGCTGCTGATCTTTCCTCTGAGCCAACAGAAGCATGTTTAGTGCTAGCAGGCTTGGTTGATCCTCCTGGACGCTTTAGTGCCCATCTCTGAAAGGAATGGTACATATTAAcctttttatattataaaatactcTAATTTACGATATCTACATTAGGATAAGAGGAATTCTCAAGGCAACACCAAAATAGTAAATACTACCTCCATCCCTAAATAAATCAATTCCTAGacttgtcttaagtcaaactttcCTATGCTTCaccgaatttatagaaagaagcACAATTAATTATGAAACCAAATGAGcacattatgaaaatatattgtgGTGTAtctaatctaataatactaatctgGTGTCA encodes:
- the LOC8084050 gene encoding uncharacterized protein LOC8084050; its protein translation is MAAVAPAAGKGKRKRQLSEDDVYLLLHRYAPGTILTALQEVAQHAEGRRIDWKAVVGKSATGITSAREYQMLWRHFAYHHDLEDSVDAGDQPLGDDSDLELELEPNPIPTKEALSEASALAKALISGSSREQASGHRINLDPPVLNTQNEKIVRVPSEKQLAQSHCITNVTGPVANSKQLSHIGPSPSHLDPNGASKKRKKPKAWSKEEDADLAAGVQKYGEGNWEDILHRCNFDSTRTPDQLSQRWALKRPGGSTKPASTKHASVGSEERSAALKALSLAVGPMRRTGAYQQSIQHKSTAFAPKMPEVRSAATPSPALALPVPVPVAMPLRVAAQVQTPLHQGQQASVQAAPPKLSNASNKTRKKQAAQPSPTIGPSSIQAAAIAAGGRLATASTAASFLKAAQSKNVVHIKSLGATSLKSSASSKASIVVEHGTQPGGSQHLEPLNPRAVHGVSGVTVVNQSGPPAGARSLETKKALSTTLAPVPCEEDDSEFCVITIDDLFPEDAKEPEVVDVMQPETVDTKAKQPETTGLKAKLPENTDPKAMQQETMDPKSKQPDTLEVEIVDPKDKDMLEFDQYVASQGGHLNTDELNKSKCTDSASQAQGLVGSQKKPQNLIPADGKGNPVTVVGKVKPVTAGVAATGKKTKIPVSHSAAGTPRGIVDTVNANAPNKTLVRRAATPVPACCQASPLKHAMNTKGNQMTTSNATVFSCGVPASSQTSKVAEGASKANPPSSSSQAKPNGVAVNGANKVVNPPSINQASAAVNNTNRAAIPLSSSQASPTIDGANRVANPPPSNQASTAVNGAANKGNPPAAARQ